A portion of the Enterobacter sp. SA187 genome contains these proteins:
- the flgE gene encoding flagellar hook protein FlgE produces MAFSQAVSGLNAAATNLDVIGNNIANSATYGFKSGSASFADMFAGSKVGLGVKVAGITQDFNDGTTTNTGRGLDVAISQNGFFRLVDNNGSVYYSRNGQFKLDSDRNIVNMQGLQLTGYPATGTPPTIQQGANPTAISVPNTLMSAKTTTTAAMQINLNSSDKLPTIATFDPTNADSYNKKGSVTVYDTQGNAHDMNVYYVKTANNQWDVWTQDSSVTGATPVKSAQMAFDTNGNLDEVRNYTLNTTTTPASWDLAATPNAQPQVNIVTGALNGAIPATFSLSWLGSMQQNTGSNNIVATSQNGYKPGDLVSYQINDDGTVVGNYSNEQTQLLGQIVLANFANNEGLQSEGDNVWSASGASGVALLGTAGTGNFGSLTNGALESSNVDLSKELVNMIVAQRNYQSNAQTIKTQDQILNTLVNLR; encoded by the coding sequence ATGGCCTTTTCACAAGCGGTCAGCGGCCTGAATGCTGCGGCCACCAACCTCGATGTCATCGGTAACAACATCGCCAACTCCGCCACTTACGGCTTTAAATCTGGCAGTGCGTCCTTCGCTGACATGTTTGCTGGTTCTAAAGTCGGTCTGGGCGTAAAAGTTGCGGGTATCACTCAGGACTTTAACGACGGCACCACCACCAATACCGGTCGTGGCCTGGACGTGGCAATCAGCCAGAACGGTTTCTTCCGTCTGGTCGACAACAACGGTTCTGTTTATTACAGCCGTAACGGTCAGTTCAAACTGGATTCCGACCGTAACATCGTTAACATGCAGGGTCTCCAACTGACCGGCTATCCGGCAACAGGTACGCCGCCGACCATCCAGCAGGGCGCGAACCCGACCGCCATCTCCGTGCCAAACACGCTGATGTCGGCGAAAACCACCACCACTGCGGCGATGCAGATCAACCTGAACTCGTCTGACAAACTGCCGACCATTGCCACCTTTGATCCGACCAACGCGGACTCTTACAACAAGAAAGGGTCGGTGACGGTATATGATACCCAGGGTAACGCCCATGACATGAACGTTTACTATGTCAAAACGGCAAACAACCAGTGGGATGTGTGGACCCAGGATTCCAGCGTCACAGGCGCAACGCCGGTGAAATCTGCCCAGATGGCCTTTGACACCAACGGTAATCTGGACGAAGTGCGTAACTACACGCTGAACACCACCACCACCCCTGCAAGCTGGGATCTGGCCGCTACGCCGAATGCACAGCCGCAGGTCAATATCGTCACGGGCGCACTGAACGGCGCGATCCCGGCGACCTTCTCGCTGAGCTGGCTCGGCTCCATGCAGCAGAACACCGGTTCTAACAACATCGTGGCGACCAGCCAGAACGGTTACAAGCCGGGCGACCTGGTGAGCTACCAGATCAACGATGATGGCACCGTGGTGGGTAACTACTCCAACGAACAGACCCAGCTGTTAGGTCAGATCGTGCTGGCAAACTTCGCCAACAACGAAGGTCTGCAATCCGAAGGCGATAACGTCTGGTCCGCCTCCGGCGCATCCGGTGTGGCGCTGCTGGGTACCGCGGGTACCGGTAACTTCGGTTCGCTGACCAACGGCGCGCTGGAGTCGTCGAACGTTGATCTGAGTAAAGAGCTGGTGAACATGATCGTCGCGCAGCGTAACTACCAGTCGAACGCGCAGACCATCAAAACTCAGGATCAGATCCTCAACACGCTGGTTAACCTGCGCTAA
- a CDS encoding flagellar basal body rod protein FlgF: MDHAIYTAMGAASQTLNQQSVTASNLANASTPGFRAQLNALRAVPVEGLSLPTRTLVTASTPGADMTQGQMDYTSRPLDVALQQDGWLAVQAPDGTEAYTRNGNIQVNPAGQLTIQGNPVMGDGGPIAVPEGAEITIAADGTVSALTPGDPPNTVSPVGRLKLVKAEGSEVVRGDDGMFRLSQAAQATRGATLQADPTIRVMSGVLEGSNVKPVAAMTDMIASARRFEMQMKVISSVDENDQRANSLLSMS, translated from the coding sequence ATGGATCACGCAATATATACCGCGATGGGCGCGGCAAGTCAGACGCTCAATCAGCAGTCTGTTACCGCCAGCAACCTCGCGAACGCGTCAACACCCGGTTTTCGCGCCCAGCTGAATGCGCTGCGTGCGGTACCCGTTGAAGGATTGTCACTGCCGACGCGTACGCTGGTGACGGCGTCCACGCCCGGCGCGGATATGACGCAGGGTCAAATGGACTACACGTCGCGTCCGCTGGATGTGGCGTTGCAGCAGGATGGCTGGCTGGCGGTACAGGCGCCGGATGGCACCGAAGCTTATACCCGCAACGGTAACATCCAGGTTAACCCGGCAGGTCAGCTGACTATTCAGGGTAATCCGGTAATGGGCGACGGCGGCCCGATCGCCGTGCCGGAAGGCGCGGAGATCACCATCGCTGCCGACGGTACCGTGTCGGCGCTTACCCCAGGGGATCCGCCGAATACCGTGTCGCCTGTTGGCCGTCTGAAGCTGGTCAAAGCGGAAGGCAGCGAAGTGGTGCGCGGCGACGACGGCATGTTCCGTTTAAGCCAGGCCGCGCAGGCGACCCGTGGCGCGACCTTACAGGCCGATCCGACCATCCGCGTGATGTCCGGCGTGCTGGAAGGCAGTAACGTGAAGCCGGTAGCCGCGATGACCGACATGATTGCCAGTGCGCGTCGTTTTGAGATGCAAATGAAGGTGATCAGCAGCGTTGACGAAAACGACCAGCGCGCCAACTCGCTGCTGTCAATGAGCTAA
- the flgG gene encoding flagellar basal-body rod protein FlgG: MINSLWIAKTGLDAQQTNMDVIANNLANVSTNGFKRQRAVFEDLLYQTIRQPGAQSSEQTTLPSGLQIGTGVRPVATERLHSQGNLSQTNNSKDVAIKGQGFFQVMLPDGTAAYTRDGSFQVDQNGQLVTAGGFQVQPAITIPANSLSITIGRDGVVSVTQQGQAAPVQVGQLNLTTFMNDTGLESIGENLYTETQSSGAPNDTTPGLNGAGLLYQGYVETSNVNVAEELVNMIQVQRAYEINSKAVSTTDQMLQKLTQL, from the coding sequence ATGATCAACTCATTATGGATTGCCAAGACCGGCCTTGATGCCCAGCAAACCAATATGGACGTTATCGCCAACAACCTGGCGAACGTCAGCACCAACGGTTTTAAGCGTCAGCGTGCGGTCTTTGAAGACCTGCTCTACCAGACCATCCGTCAGCCGGGGGCGCAGTCCTCCGAGCAGACGACGCTGCCGTCAGGCTTACAGATCGGTACCGGCGTTCGTCCGGTCGCCACTGAACGCCTGCACAGCCAGGGTAACCTGTCGCAGACCAATAACAGTAAAGACGTGGCCATCAAAGGCCAGGGTTTCTTCCAGGTGATGCTGCCGGACGGTACCGCTGCCTATACGCGCGATGGCTCGTTCCAGGTCGATCAGAATGGTCAGTTAGTGACGGCCGGTGGTTTCCAGGTGCAGCCTGCGATCACCATTCCGGCGAACTCGCTGAGCATCACTATCGGTCGTGACGGTGTGGTGAGCGTGACCCAGCAGGGTCAGGCCGCGCCGGTGCAGGTCGGCCAGCTCAACCTGACGACCTTTATGAACGACACCGGTCTGGAAAGTATTGGTGAGAACCTCTACACCGAAACCCAGTCTTCCGGCGCGCCAAATGACACCACGCCAGGCCTGAACGGCGCGGGTCTGCTGTATCAGGGTTATGTGGAAACCTCTAACGTCAACGTGGCGGAAGAGCTGGTAAACATGATCCAGGTTCAGCGCGCGTATGAAATTAACAGTAAAGCGGTATCGACGACCGATCAGATGCTGCAGAAACTGACGCAACTCTAA
- a CDS encoding flagellar basal body L-ring protein FlgH, whose amino-acid sequence MYKTAAFRYPLLALLATSLTGCALIPSTPLVQGATTAQPTPGPAPIVNGSIYQSAQPVNYGYQPLFEDRRPRNVGDTLTIVLAENVSASKSSSANASRDGKTSFGVDTAPRYLQGLFGNARADVDADGSNSFNGKGGANASNTFSGTLTVTVDQVLVNGNLHVVGEKQIAINQGTEFIRFSGVVNPRTISGSNTVPSTQVADARIEYVGNGYINEAQNMGWLQRFFLNLSPM is encoded by the coding sequence ATGTACAAAACCGCCGCGTTTCGTTATCCGCTTCTGGCTCTGCTGGCAACCTCCCTTACCGGATGTGCCTTGATCCCTTCGACACCGCTGGTGCAAGGGGCGACCACTGCCCAACCGACGCCTGGCCCGGCGCCGATTGTCAATGGCTCCATTTACCAGTCTGCGCAGCCTGTGAACTATGGCTACCAGCCACTGTTTGAAGATAGACGTCCGCGTAACGTTGGCGACACGCTGACCATCGTGCTGGCGGAAAATGTCAGCGCCAGTAAAAGCTCCTCGGCGAATGCCAGCCGCGACGGCAAAACCAGCTTCGGCGTCGATACCGCTCCACGCTATCTGCAGGGGCTGTTCGGTAATGCGCGCGCGGATGTGGATGCCGACGGCAGCAACAGCTTTAACGGTAAAGGCGGCGCAAACGCCAGCAATACCTTTAGCGGCACCTTGACCGTCACTGTCGACCAGGTTCTGGTCAATGGCAACTTACACGTTGTGGGTGAAAAACAGATCGCCATTAATCAGGGCACTGAATTCATCCGCTTCTCCGGTGTCGTGAACCCACGCACCATCAGCGGCAGCAACACGGTTCCGTCTACCCAGGTGGCAGACGCGCGTATCGAATATGTCGGCAATGGCTACATAAACGAAGCGCAGAATATGGGCTGGCTGCAACGTTTCTTCCTTAATTTATCGCCGATGTAA
- a CDS encoding flagellar basal body P-ring protein FlgI produces MFKSLIGIALVLVATIAQAERIRDLTSVQGVRQNSLIGYGLVVGLDGTGDQTTQTPFTTQSLNNMLSQMGITVPPGTNMQLKNVAAVMVTAQLPPFARQGQNIDVVVSSLGNAKSLRGGTLVMTPLKGVDSQVYALAQGNVLVGGAGASAGGSSVQVNQLNGGRITGGAVVERELPSQFGAGNTINLQLNNEDFTLAQQITDTINRSRGYGSATALDARTVQIRVPAGNSSQVRFLADIQNMEVGMTPQDAKIVINSRTGSVVMNREVTLDSCAVAQGNLSVTVNRQANVSQPDTPFGGGQTVVTPQTQIDLRQSGGSLQSVRSSANLNSVVRALNALGATPMDLMSILQSMESAGCLRAKLEII; encoded by the coding sequence ATGTTTAAATCTCTGATTGGTATAGCGCTGGTGCTGGTGGCAACGATTGCCCAGGCCGAGCGTATCCGGGATCTCACCAGCGTACAGGGCGTACGACAAAACTCCTTAATTGGCTACGGCCTGGTGGTCGGTCTGGATGGTACAGGTGACCAGACGACCCAGACGCCGTTCACCACCCAGAGCCTGAACAACATGCTCTCGCAGATGGGGATCACCGTGCCGCCGGGCACCAACATGCAGCTGAAAAACGTGGCGGCCGTGATGGTCACCGCGCAGCTGCCGCCTTTTGCACGTCAGGGTCAGAACATCGATGTGGTGGTGTCCTCCCTCGGTAACGCCAAAAGCTTACGCGGCGGTACGCTGGTAATGACCCCGCTGAAAGGCGTGGACAGCCAGGTCTATGCGCTGGCGCAGGGTAACGTGCTGGTCGGCGGCGCAGGCGCATCCGCCGGCGGCAGCAGCGTGCAGGTGAACCAGCTTAACGGCGGCCGCATCACCGGCGGCGCGGTAGTGGAACGTGAACTGCCAAGCCAGTTCGGCGCAGGCAACACCATTAACCTGCAACTGAACAATGAAGACTTCACCCTCGCGCAGCAGATCACCGACACTATCAACCGTTCCCGCGGCTACGGCAGCGCCACGGCGCTGGATGCGCGTACCGTGCAGATCCGCGTGCCCGCGGGTAACAGTTCGCAGGTGCGTTTCCTCGCGGATATCCAGAATATGGAAGTGGGCATGACGCCGCAGGACGCGAAGATTGTCATTAACTCCCGTACCGGCTCGGTGGTGATGAACCGCGAAGTAACGCTCGACAGCTGTGCGGTGGCGCAGGGTAACCTCTCCGTGACCGTGAACCGTCAGGCGAACGTCAGTCAGCCCGATACGCCGTTTGGCGGCGGTCAGACGGTGGTGACGCCGCAGACGCAAATCGATCTGCGTCAGAGCGGCGGCTCGCTGCAAAGCGTGCGCTCCAGCGCCAACCTGAACAGCGTCGTACGCGCCCTGAACGCGCTGGGTGCCACGCCGATGGATCTGATGTCCATCCTGCAATCAATGGAAAGCGCGGGTTGCCTGCGCGCGAAACTGGAAATCATCTAA
- the flgJ gene encoding flagellar assembly peptidoglycan hydrolase FlgJ has protein sequence MLTDSRLAASAAWDAQSLNELKSKAGQDPGANLRPVARQVEGMFVQMMLKSMREALPKDGLFSSDSTRLYTSMYDQQIAQQMTAGKGLGLADMMVKQMGGEQAAQAAASEPEQVPMKFPLETVTTYQNQALTQMVRKAMPKAPEVNDEPLTGDSKDFLAQLSLPARLASQQSGVPHHLILAQAALESGWGQRQIRRENGEPSFNIFGVKATSNWKGPVTEITTTEFENGEAKKVKAKFRVYSSYLEALSDYVGVLTRNPRYAAVTTAATAEQGAQALQSAGYATDPNYARKLTGMIQQMKAMGEKVSKAYSNDIENLF, from the coding sequence ATGTTGACCGACAGCCGACTGGCGGCGAGCGCGGCATGGGATGCGCAATCGCTGAATGAACTGAAATCGAAAGCCGGGCAGGATCCGGGGGCGAACCTTCGCCCCGTGGCCCGCCAGGTGGAAGGGATGTTTGTGCAGATGATGCTGAAAAGCATGCGTGAAGCCTTGCCGAAAGACGGCCTGTTCAGCAGTGATTCCACGCGCCTGTACACCAGCATGTATGACCAGCAGATCGCCCAGCAGATGACCGCCGGTAAAGGCCTCGGCCTTGCCGATATGATGGTCAAACAGATGGGCGGCGAGCAGGCGGCGCAGGCCGCCGCGTCTGAACCTGAGCAGGTGCCGATGAAGTTCCCGCTGGAAACGGTCACCACCTATCAGAACCAGGCGCTGACGCAAATGGTGCGCAAGGCGATGCCGAAAGCCCCGGAAGTCAATGATGAGCCGCTGACCGGCGACAGCAAAGACTTCCTGGCCCAGCTTTCGCTGCCTGCCCGACTGGCCAGCCAGCAGAGCGGCGTGCCGCATCACCTGATCCTCGCCCAGGCGGCGCTGGAATCCGGCTGGGGCCAGCGGCAGATCCGCCGTGAGAACGGCGAGCCAAGCTTCAACATTTTTGGCGTCAAAGCCACCTCAAACTGGAAAGGGCCGGTCACCGAGATCACCACTACCGAATTTGAAAACGGCGAAGCGAAGAAAGTGAAGGCGAAGTTCCGTGTCTACAGCTCGTATCTGGAAGCGCTGTCGGACTACGTGGGCGTGCTGACCCGCAATCCGCGCTACGCTGCCGTGACCACCGCCGCTACCGCCGAGCAGGGCGCTCAGGCATTGCAGAGCGCCGGTTACGCCACCGATCCTAACTATGCGCGTAAGCTGACCGGCATGATCCAGCAGATGAAAGCGATGGGTGAGAAGGTGAGTAAAGCGTACAGCAACGATATCGAAAATCTGTTCTGA
- the flgK gene encoding flagellar hook-associated protein FlgK, whose protein sequence is MSSLINSAMSGLSAAQAALNTASNNISSYNVAGYTRQTTVLAAANSTLGAGGWTGNGVYVSGVQREYDSFITNQLRAAQTQSSGLTTRYEQMSKIDDMLSGKTNTLSATLQDFFTSLQTLTSNAEDPAARQTLLGKADGLVNQFKVTDEYLRDQDKQVNLSITSSVDQINNYTRQIATLNDQISRLTGVGAGASPNDLLDQRDQLVSELNKVVGVEVSIQDGGTYNLTMANGYTLVQGSNARQLAAVPSSADPARTTVAYVDATAGNIEIPEKLLTSGSLGGLLTFRSTNLDQTRNTLGQLALSFADAFNTQHKAGFDADGNGGKDFFTIGTPTALTNSKNTSGTTLNPTVSDSTKVQATDYKVAYTSTGWQVTRLSDNTAFNVTPDTTDGTLNFDGLKIGVSGTPNVNESFTVKPVSNAIVNMKLAISDESKIALAQTATGGDSDNRNGQALLDLQKSKVVGGNKTFNDAYASLVSTVGSTTATLKTSSTTQNNVVTQLSNQQQSISGVNLDEEYGNLQRYQQYYLANAQVLQTASTLFDALLSIR, encoded by the coding sequence ATGTCCAGCTTGATCAACAGCGCCATGAGCGGGCTTAGCGCAGCTCAGGCTGCACTGAATACCGCCAGTAATAACATCTCCAGTTATAACGTGGCGGGCTATACCCGTCAGACGACGGTCCTTGCGGCAGCAAACAGTACCCTGGGCGCAGGCGGCTGGACTGGCAACGGCGTATACGTGTCGGGCGTCCAGCGTGAATATGACTCGTTCATCACCAACCAGCTGCGTGCGGCGCAAACCCAGAGCAGCGGTCTGACAACGCGTTACGAGCAGATGTCTAAAATCGACGATATGCTCTCCGGCAAAACCAATACGCTGTCCGCCACGCTGCAGGACTTCTTTACCAGCTTACAGACGCTGACCAGCAACGCCGAAGATCCGGCTGCCCGTCAGACGCTGCTCGGTAAAGCCGACGGCCTGGTTAACCAGTTTAAAGTGACTGATGAGTATCTGCGCGACCAGGATAAGCAGGTTAACCTGTCTATCACCTCCAGCGTCGATCAGATCAATAACTACACCAGGCAAATCGCCACCCTTAACGATCAGATTTCCCGTCTGACCGGCGTGGGCGCAGGTGCATCGCCAAACGACCTGCTCGATCAGCGCGACCAGCTGGTCAGCGAACTGAACAAAGTCGTCGGCGTGGAAGTGAGCATTCAGGATGGCGGCACCTATAACCTGACCATGGCGAACGGTTATACGCTGGTGCAGGGCAGCAACGCCCGTCAACTGGCCGCCGTACCGTCATCCGCCGATCCGGCGCGTACCACTGTGGCTTATGTCGATGCGACGGCAGGCAACATTGAGATCCCGGAAAAACTGCTGACCAGCGGTTCGCTGGGCGGTCTGCTGACGTTCCGTTCCACTAACCTGGATCAGACCCGCAACACGCTGGGACAGCTGGCGCTGAGCTTCGCGGATGCGTTTAACACCCAGCATAAAGCCGGTTTTGACGCGGATGGCAATGGCGGTAAGGATTTCTTCACCATCGGCACGCCGACCGCGCTGACCAACAGCAAAAACACCAGCGGTACCACGCTGAACCCGACGGTCAGCGACAGCACCAAAGTACAGGCGACCGACTATAAAGTGGCCTACACCAGCACCGGCTGGCAGGTGACGCGTCTGTCGGATAACACTGCCTTTAACGTCACGCCAGACACTACCGACGGCACCCTGAACTTCGATGGCCTGAAAATTGGCGTATCAGGTACGCCTAATGTCAACGAAAGCTTCACCGTGAAACCGGTGAGCAACGCCATCGTCAACATGAAGCTGGCGATCTCCGACGAATCCAAAATTGCGCTTGCGCAAACCGCGACCGGCGGCGACAGCGATAACCGTAACGGTCAGGCGTTGCTGGATCTGCAAAAAAGCAAAGTGGTCGGCGGCAACAAAACCTTTAACGATGCTTACGCCTCCCTGGTCAGCACCGTCGGCAGCACCACCGCGACGCTGAAAACCAGCAGCACCACCCAGAACAACGTGGTGACGCAGTTAAGCAATCAGCAGCAGTCGATCTCCGGCGTCAACCTTGATGAAGAGTACGGCAACCTGCAACGCTACCAGCAATATTATCTCGCCAACGCTCAGGTATTACAGACAGCCAGCACGCTGTTTGATGCGTTGCTGAGCATACGCTAA
- the flgL gene encoding flagellar hook-associated protein FlgL codes for MRISTQMMYDQSMRGITNSQSEWLKFGEQMSTEQRVNRPSDDPIAASQAVVVSQAQAQNNQYALARTFASQKISLEDNVLSQVATAITSAQTKVINAGNDALSDDDRASLATDLQGIRDQLMNLANSTDGNGRYIFAGYQTDKPPFDAATGAYNGGAQAITQQVDAARTMTIAHTGTQVFDTLTGNAVKEPDGSAPETSLFKMLDTAIAALKTPVSGDDAAKATSQAALDKTNRGLRNSLNNVLSVRAEVGTQLDELDKLDALGTDRQLGLSSQMSALVDVDWSSAISSYTMKQAALQASYKAFTDMQGMSLFQMNR; via the coding sequence ATGCGTATTAGTACTCAGATGATGTATGACCAGAGCATGCGGGGCATTACCAACTCGCAGAGCGAATGGCTGAAGTTCGGCGAGCAGATGTCTACCGAGCAGCGTGTTAACCGCCCGTCAGACGATCCGATCGCCGCGTCGCAGGCGGTTGTGGTTTCCCAGGCGCAGGCGCAGAACAACCAGTATGCGCTGGCCCGTACCTTCGCCTCGCAAAAGATTTCGCTGGAAGATAACGTGCTGTCGCAGGTGGCGACGGCGATCACCTCGGCCCAGACCAAAGTGATCAACGCCGGCAACGACGCATTGAGCGATGATGACCGCGCCTCGCTGGCTACCGATCTGCAGGGTATTCGCGATCAGCTGATGAACCTTGCGAACAGCACTGACGGTAACGGTCGTTATATTTTCGCAGGCTACCAGACGGATAAACCGCCGTTTGACGCCGCGACCGGTGCCTATAACGGCGGCGCTCAGGCTATTACCCAGCAGGTTGATGCCGCCCGTACCATGACTATCGCCCATACCGGCACTCAGGTCTTTGACACCCTGACCGGCAATGCGGTGAAAGAGCCTGATGGTTCTGCACCGGAAACCAGCCTGTTTAAAATGCTGGATACGGCCATTGCAGCGCTGAAAACCCCGGTCAGCGGCGACGATGCCGCCAAGGCGACCTCTCAGGCGGCGCTGGATAAAACCAACCGTGGTCTGCGTAACTCCCTGAACAACGTGTTGAGCGTGCGCGCGGAAGTGGGTACCCAGCTTGATGAGCTGGATAAGCTCGACGCCCTGGGCACTGACCGTCAGTTAGGGTTATCGTCGCAGATGAGCGCGCTGGTGGACGTGGACTGGAGTTCGGCGATTTCGTCCTACACCATGAAACAGGCTGCGTTGCAGGCGTCTTATAAAGCCTTTACCGATATGCAGGGTATGTCGTTATTCCAGATGAACCGCTAA
- a CDS encoding MFS transporter: MNGHSPLFDVPRWLIFILAIGAGFSVAAIYYAQPLLPLMGSDLHLTINGMGLVPTLTQAGYALGILFLLPLGDRYDRRLLILLKSAALAVFLLACSLTSELNTLLVVSLLVGMAATMAQDIVPAAAILAPEGKQGKTVGTVMTGLLLGILLSRTVSGFVGAAFGWRVMYQLAAASIAFIGVVLWCVLPRFAVHSQLSYPALMKSTVQLWQRYPALRRAALAQGFLSVSFSAFWSTLAVMLLEHYHLGSAVAGTFGIAGAAGALAAPLAGGLADKVGAARVTQLGALLVTIAFALMFVMPLLSTEAQLVVIALSAIGFDLGLQSSLVAHQNLVYSLEPKARGRLNALLFTVVFIGMAAGSALGSKVYSMAGWPAVVALATVCGVIALAIRLRAGETRTQVQTQP; encoded by the coding sequence ATGAACGGTCATTCCCCCCTTTTTGATGTACCACGCTGGTTGATTTTTATTCTTGCTATCGGCGCGGGTTTCAGCGTCGCGGCGATCTACTATGCGCAACCTTTGCTGCCGTTGATGGGCAGTGACCTGCATCTCACCATCAATGGTATGGGACTGGTGCCGACGCTGACGCAGGCGGGCTATGCGCTGGGAATTTTATTTCTGCTGCCGCTGGGCGACCGCTACGATCGCCGTCTGCTGATCCTGTTGAAAAGCGCGGCGCTGGCGGTGTTTCTGCTGGCCTGTAGCCTGACGTCGGAACTGAACACCCTGCTGGTGGTCAGTCTGCTGGTCGGTATGGCGGCGACCATGGCGCAGGACATCGTGCCCGCCGCCGCGATCCTGGCGCCGGAAGGCAAACAGGGCAAAACCGTTGGCACAGTGATGACCGGCCTGCTGCTGGGGATCCTGCTGTCGCGTACCGTCAGCGGTTTTGTTGGCGCAGCTTTTGGCTGGCGCGTGATGTATCAGCTCGCCGCGGCCAGCATTGCCTTTATTGGCGTGGTGTTGTGGTGCGTACTGCCGCGTTTCGCTGTCCACTCGCAGCTTAGCTACCCGGCGCTGATGAAATCCACGGTGCAGCTGTGGCAGCGTTACCCAGCCCTGCGCCGTGCGGCGCTGGCTCAGGGTTTTCTGTCCGTCTCGTTCAGCGCCTTCTGGTCAACCCTGGCGGTGATGCTGCTGGAGCATTATCACCTTGGCAGCGCGGTGGCCGGTACTTTTGGCATCGCCGGTGCGGCAGGTGCATTAGCCGCGCCGCTGGCCGGTGGGCTGGCAGATAAAGTCGGTGCGGCACGCGTCACTCAGTTAGGCGCCCTGCTGGTCACCATCGCCTTTGCCCTGATGTTTGTCATGCCGCTGCTGTCCACTGAAGCGCAGCTGGTGGTGATTGCCCTGTCGGCCATTGGTTTTGATCTGGGTTTGCAGTCCAGCCTGGTGGCGCATCAGAATCTGGTGTACAGCCTTGAACCTAAAGCACGTGGCCGCCTGAATGCCCTGCTGTTTACCGTGGTGTTTATCGGCATGGCCGCAGGCTCGGCGCTGGGCAGTAAAGTCTACTCAATGGCGGGCTGGCCTGCGGTGGTGGCTCTTGCCACGGTCTGCGGGGTGATTGCGCTGGCTATCCGCCTGCGCGCCGGGGAAACCCGTACGCAGGTACAGACACAGCCGTAA
- a CDS encoding LysR family transcriptional regulator, producing MKRTERIDRVDLMRTFVRIVESGSLSAAARQLVTTQATVSRRLQSLETLLGAKLLLRTTHAMKLTDDGERCYQHAKNVIDAWTTLEDELSLAGDEPVGMLRVRAPHAFGQEQLLAPLTAFLQQHPKLSVEWFLNDKSVDFLSDNIDCAIRVGAEVDPSTVSVMLAEVPRRVVAAPSLLANYPPVERPQQLAALPWVALSTFYQHEVVLTDRHGAVEHIPITPRLFTDSLYATRNTALTGLGAAIVSGWTVEEDIRAGRLVELVPHWQPAPLPVHLVYPWARYYPARLRAFLQLMRDVMPGLAGMRVPGG from the coding sequence ATGAAACGCACTGAGCGTATAGACAGGGTGGATCTGATGCGGACTTTTGTACGCATCGTGGAAAGCGGTTCCCTTTCTGCCGCCGCCCGCCAGCTGGTCACCACCCAGGCCACCGTCAGCCGTCGGTTACAATCGCTGGAAACCCTGCTCGGCGCAAAATTGCTGCTGCGCACCACCCACGCCATGAAGCTGACCGATGACGGCGAGCGCTGCTATCAGCATGCGAAAAACGTTATCGACGCCTGGACGACGCTGGAAGATGAGCTGAGCCTTGCCGGAGACGAGCCGGTGGGCATGTTACGGGTGCGCGCGCCCCATGCCTTTGGTCAGGAACAACTGCTGGCGCCGCTGACGGCGTTTTTGCAGCAGCATCCGAAGCTGTCAGTGGAGTGGTTTCTTAATGATAAAAGCGTCGACTTTCTCAGCGACAATATTGACTGCGCGATCCGCGTGGGCGCTGAAGTGGATCCGTCCACGGTGTCGGTAATGCTGGCGGAAGTACCGCGTCGCGTGGTGGCCGCGCCCTCGCTGCTGGCAAATTATCCGCCGGTGGAAAGGCCGCAGCAGCTGGCGGCGCTGCCCTGGGTGGCGCTCAGCACCTTCTATCAACACGAGGTGGTGCTGACCGACCGGCATGGCGCGGTGGAGCATATCCCGATTACGCCAAGGCTTTTCACTGACAGCCTGTATGCCACGCGTAATACCGCACTCACCGGGCTGGGCGCGGCCATTGTCTCCGGCTGGACGGTGGAAGAGGATATTCGCGCCGGGCGGCTGGTGGAGCTGGTGCCCCACTGGCAGCCCGCGCCGCTGCCGGTACATCTGGTTTATCCCTGGGCGCGTTATTATCCGGCGCGGTTACGGGCTTTTTTACAGTTAATGCGTGATGTGATGCCCGGACTTGCGGGAATGCGGGTACCTGGCGGGTAA